Below is a genomic region from Parageobacillus toebii NBRC 107807.
ACGAGCGCTTTTGTCATATTTGTTTTCGTTATTCTCCCAATGACTTCATATCCTTTTTCTGTTTTTCGCACTACCGGCATCGCATCAATCTGTTTTTCAATTAATTGTTCCGCTACTTCAATAAGCGGGTCGTCTTTATAACAAACCGCTATATTCGGCATTCTCGTCATAATAATATTGACAGGAATCGTTGTTAACTCCTGTTTGCCAATACTTGCACGCAATAAATCTTTTCTCGATAAAACACCAACTAAAAGCGATTCATCATCGATGACAAATAATGTGCCGACATCTTCAAGAAACATGGTGACAATCGCATCATATACACTGACATTTTCATTAACAACGACTGGGATAGATTGATAGTCACCTACTTTTATCTTTTTTATTTTATCGGCAAGCAGTTGAGATCCGGTTTTTCCTGTATAAAAATACCCTACTCGAGGTCGTGCTTCTAAATAACCAGCCATTGTTAATATCGCTAAATCCGGGCGTAATGTCGCTCTTGTTAAATTCAACT
It encodes:
- a CDS encoding helix-turn-helix transcriptional regulator, which codes for MELNKRQEQILQIVKDHGPITGESIAEKLNLTRATLRPDLAILTMAGYLEARPRVGYFYTGKTGSQLLADKIKKIKVGDYQSIPVVVNENVSVYDAIVTMFLEDVGTLFVIDDESLLVGVLSRKDLLRASIGKQELTTIPVNIIMTRMPNIAVCYKDDPLIEVAEQLIEKQIDAMPVVRKTEKGYEVIGRITKTNMTKALVALAKDDLL